The proteins below come from a single Pedobacter aquae genomic window:
- a CDS encoding response regulator transcription factor: MVNKQRILLMEDEEHLLEAIKLNLEMEGFFVRAVTDGKKALKVFKEEKFNLIILDVMVPEIDGFQVAETIRLENSEVPIMFLTAKNTSEDRVTGLKKGADDYLTKPFNLEELILRVNNLIKRSMKGDDLKEINSYKIGDKTIYFNSFELKHENGTITPLTKKETMLLKLLIERKNEAVSREQILETVWNYDVYPSTRTIDNFILTFRKYFEPDQKNPIYFHSIRGVGYKFTDA, from the coding sequence ATGGTAAATAAACAAAGAATATTATTGATGGAAGATGAAGAGCATCTTCTTGAAGCCATCAAATTGAACCTGGAAATGGAAGGTTTTTTTGTAAGAGCTGTAACCGACGGTAAAAAAGCTTTAAAAGTATTTAAAGAAGAAAAATTTAATCTTATCATTTTAGATGTTATGGTGCCAGAGATAGATGGTTTTCAGGTTGCTGAAACTATCAGACTAGAAAATAGTGAGGTACCTATCATGTTCTTAACAGCTAAAAATACTTCTGAAGATAGAGTTACGGGACTTAAAAAAGGTGCTGATGATTATTTAACAAAACCTTTCAATTTAGAAGAGCTTATTTTAAGAGTAAATAATCTTATCAAAAGAAGTATGAAGGGGGATGATTTAAAGGAAATCAACTCCTATAAAATAGGAGATAAAACTATTTATTTCAATTCTTTCGAGTTAAAGCATGAAAATGGCACTATAACACCTTTGACTAAAAAGGAAACCATGCTTTTAAAGTTATTGATAGAGCGTAAGAATGAGGCAGTTTCTCGTGAGCAAATCTTAGAAACTGTATGGAATTACGATGTTTATCCATCAACAAGAACCATAGATAATTTTATTCTTACGTTCAGAAAATATTTCGAACCAGATCAAAAAAATCCAATTTATTTTCACTCTATCAGAGGCGTTGGTTATAAATTTACTGATGCTTAA
- the hemB gene encoding porphobilinogen synthase, producing the protein MFSRPRRNRKSEVIRNMVQENFLRASDFIFPLFIIDGKNQKTEVSSMPGIYRYSIDLLLKEVESCLKLGLKSFDLFPNLEESLKDETATESLNKNGLYLKAIKEVKSNFPEACIVTDVAMDPYSSDGHDGLVKNGEIVNDETLEILAKMAVAQAEVGADIVAPSDMMDGRVGYIREALDAVGFTNVSIMSYTAKYASAFYGPFRDALDSAPRFGDKKTYQMNPANQREALIEGMLDSQEGADFLMVKPALAYLDVIKLMKDNFDLPIAAYNVSGEYAMIKAAAQNGWLDEKRAIVETLMGIKRAGADVILTYHAKEVLANNWI; encoded by the coding sequence ATGTTTAGCAGACCAAGGAGAAATAGAAAATCTGAAGTGATTAGAAATATGGTTCAAGAGAACTTTCTTAGAGCTTCTGATTTTATCTTTCCGCTGTTTATTATTGATGGTAAAAATCAAAAAACAGAAGTTTCTTCTATGCCAGGCATTTATAGATATTCAATAGATTTACTCTTGAAGGAAGTAGAGTCTTGTCTTAAACTAGGGCTTAAGTCTTTTGATTTATTTCCGAATTTAGAAGAGTCATTAAAAGACGAGACCGCAACAGAGAGTTTAAATAAAAATGGATTATATCTTAAAGCTATTAAAGAGGTAAAATCTAATTTTCCAGAAGCTTGTATTGTTACGGATGTAGCCATGGATCCATACAGTTCTGACGGGCATGATGGACTGGTGAAAAATGGTGAAATTGTAAACGATGAAACACTTGAAATATTAGCTAAAATGGCTGTTGCACAGGCAGAAGTTGGTGCAGATATTGTTGCTCCTTCTGATATGATGGATGGTAGAGTAGGCTACATTAGAGAAGCGTTAGATGCTGTAGGTTTTACCAATGTTTCTATTATGTCTTACACGGCAAAATATGCGAGCGCATTTTACGGACCTTTTAGAGATGCTTTAGACTCTGCCCCGCGTTTTGGTGATAAAAAAACCTATCAGATGAATCCGGCTAATCAAAGAGAAGCCTTAATTGAAGGCATGTTAGATAGCCAAGAAGGAGCTGATTTTTTAATGGTTAAACCAGCTTTAGCTTATTTGGATGTCATTAAATTAATGAAAGATAATTTTGATTTACCTATTGCGGCATATAACGTAAGTGGAGAATATGCCATGATAAAAGCAGCAGCGCAAAATGGTTGGTTAGATGAAAAGAGAGCTATTGTAGAAACCTTAATGGGAATAAAAAGAGCCGGAGCTGATGTTATTTTAACTTATCATGCTAAAGAAGTTTTGGCTAATAATTGGATTTAA
- a CDS encoding RNA polymerase sigma factor, whose protein sequence is MSYQTKSDQELVHLYIKGKEAALTELITRHKSRIYTSIYLLVKDEYLAEDIFQDTFIKVIKTLKQGRYNEEGKFLPWVLRIGHNLVIDYFRKQKRSPVITNTDGFDIFDVLGIYDESAEDKMVKEQTYQDLKQLIHLLPSEQKEVLIMRHYGDLSFKEIADLTQVSINTALGRMRYALNNLRKMITEKELSLKN, encoded by the coding sequence ATGAGCTATCAAACCAAATCAGACCAAGAACTGGTACATCTTTACATTAAGGGTAAAGAAGCTGCTCTAACAGAATTAATTACCAGGCACAAATCCAGAATATATACATCTATTTATTTATTAGTAAAAGATGAATATTTGGCTGAAGATATTTTTCAAGACACTTTTATCAAAGTTATCAAAACCCTAAAACAAGGTAGATATAACGAAGAAGGTAAGTTTTTACCGTGGGTATTAAGAATAGGCCACAACTTGGTTATAGATTATTTTAGGAAACAAAAAAGATCACCCGTTATTACCAATACCGATGGTTTTGACATTTTTGATGTTTTAGGTATTTATGATGAAAGTGCAGAAGACAAAATGGTAAAAGAGCAAACTTACCAAGACTTAAAACAACTGATTCATTTATTACCATCTGAACAAAAAGAGGTATTAATTATGAGACATTATGGCGATTTATCTTTTAAGGAAATTGCAGATTTAACTCAAGTAAGCATAAATACTGCTTTAGGAAGAATGCGTTATGCACTAAATAATTTGCGCAAAATGATTACAGAAAAAGAATTATCATTAAAAAATTGA
- the hemC gene encoding hydroxymethylbilane synthase, producing MNRTIIIGTRGSDLALWQANHVADKLNDIGISTEIKIIKTQGDNILNLRLDKLEGKGFFTKELEEHLLAGTIDLAVHSHKDLPTENPPGLKIAAVSEREDPSEIILILKDCVDFSKKLSVKHNGIVGTSSNRRQSQLLAVRPDLEIEDLRGNVNTRIQKLRDENYDAIILAKAGISRLKLDLSEFYIEEIEPTSELVPAPAQGVLAIQIRDNDEELNTVLQQINDAEVANCIAVERKVLNLFNGGCHMPLGCYCEREDDIFKVWTTKANSGEELPDRLYVESIITEGLAEKIVAKFDLEKRKLAKKVFISRELSEHSYFYRALAKHDIEIEARSLIKTVPTIHKLDSYIFRNVDWIFFSSKNGIEYFFKLNPVLPKDVKFGVVGRGSEDALRQLGKVPAFVGESSDVAEVAEEFAAIANGTHILFPSAKDSLRTVQKALSQETQITDLTIYETILVDDAAQSFADVLVFTSPSNVEAYFIDNLLEPGQQIVAIGVSTGKKFEEMNVPYILPSSPDEIGLAEAVFGIDIK from the coding sequence TTGAACAGAACAATTATTATAGGAACAAGAGGTAGTGATCTTGCGCTATGGCAAGCAAACCACGTAGCTGACAAACTTAATGATATAGGGATAAGTACTGAGATTAAAATCATTAAAACCCAAGGTGATAATATTTTAAACTTAAGACTAGATAAATTAGAGGGTAAAGGTTTTTTTACTAAAGAACTAGAAGAACACCTTTTGGCTGGGACAATAGATTTAGCTGTTCATTCTCATAAAGATTTACCTACAGAGAATCCTCCTGGATTAAAAATAGCCGCTGTTTCTGAAAGAGAAGATCCATCTGAAATTATATTAATTTTAAAAGATTGCGTAGATTTCTCTAAAAAGCTATCAGTTAAACATAATGGTATTGTTGGTACTTCATCTAATAGAAGGCAATCTCAGTTATTAGCAGTTAGGCCTGATTTAGAGATTGAAGATTTAAGAGGGAACGTGAATACAAGAATTCAGAAATTAAGAGATGAAAATTACGATGCTATTATTCTAGCTAAAGCTGGAATTAGTAGATTAAAACTAGATTTATCTGAATTTTACATCGAAGAAATAGAGCCAACATCAGAGCTTGTACCCGCTCCGGCACAAGGAGTTTTAGCAATTCAGATTAGAGATAATGATGAAGAACTTAACACAGTTTTACAGCAAATTAATGATGCAGAAGTTGCTAATTGTATTGCTGTAGAAAGAAAGGTTCTTAACCTTTTCAATGGTGGTTGTCATATGCCTTTGGGGTGTTATTGTGAAAGAGAAGACGATATCTTTAAAGTTTGGACTACCAAAGCAAACTCAGGTGAAGAATTACCAGATAGATTATATGTAGAATCAATCATAACTGAGGGGTTAGCAGAAAAAATTGTTGCTAAATTTGATTTAGAAAAAAGAAAATTAGCCAAAAAAGTATTCATATCAAGAGAATTATCAGAACATAGTTATTTCTATAGAGCGTTAGCTAAACACGATATAGAGATTGAAGCTAGATCGTTAATTAAAACTGTACCAACCATACATAAGCTAGATTCTTATATTTTTAGAAATGTAGATTGGATTTTCTTTAGTAGTAAAAATGGAATAGAGTACTTTTTTAAGTTAAATCCTGTATTGCCAAAAGATGTGAAATTTGGAGTTGTGGGCAGAGGCTCTGAAGATGCTTTAAGACAATTAGGAAAAGTGCCAGCTTTTGTTGGCGAAAGCAGTGATGTTGCTGAAGTAGCTGAGGAATTTGCTGCTATAGCTAATGGGACACATATTTTATTCCCATCAGCAAAAGACTCTTTAAGAACAGTACAAAAAGCTTTATCTCAAGAAACTCAAATAACAGATTTAACCATTTATGAAACCATATTGGTTGATGATGCTGCCCAAAGTTTTGCAGATGTACTGGTATTTACAAGCCCTTCTAATGTTGAAGCCTATTTTATAGATAACTTACTTGAGCCAGGGCAGCAAATTGTTGCGATAGGAGTTTCTACAGGTAAGAAGTTTGAGGAAATGAATGTCCCTTATATATTGCCATCGTCGCCAGATGAAATTGGTTTAGCAGAAGCGGTTTTTGGGATAGATATAAAATAA
- the hemA gene encoding glutamyl-tRNA reductase codes for MKYLKVIAFTHKQIELDKLGCLVLCNDAIDSTLNLVREKFNISEIFYLGTCNRVEFVFTAEHDITKDFVKRFLDLFHKGRMSDKDLNLIVDNCCIYEQEDALNHLMRVSSSLESLVVGEKEILAQVRKAYESCKEKEFTGDFLRLIMNRVVKAAKEVYTYTNISKNPISVVSLAYRKLRDLKINPNSRILIIGAGETNQNLAKYLKKHKYQNFSIFNRTLSKAQSLALELGGVAYSLEDLELYSAGFDVIITCTGATQPILTKELYLKLLNGDTSKKIIVDLAIPNDTHQDVISDFKLEYIDVKTLQDIADKNLKERYQELINGEAIIEKNIKEFRPILKQRRIELAMKEVPEKIKEIKTRALNSVFAEEISSLDPNSREILEKVIAYMEKKYISVPMVMAKDILVNNA; via the coding sequence TTGAAATATCTAAAGGTTATAGCATTTACTCATAAGCAAATTGAGCTTGATAAGTTGGGATGTTTAGTATTGTGTAATGATGCTATAGATTCTACTCTTAATTTGGTACGCGAAAAGTTTAATATTTCAGAAATATTTTACTTAGGTACTTGTAATAGAGTAGAATTCGTGTTTACAGCAGAACATGATATAACCAAGGATTTTGTAAAGCGTTTTTTAGATTTATTCCATAAGGGAAGGATGTCTGATAAGGATTTAAATCTGATAGTAGATAATTGTTGTATTTATGAACAAGAAGACGCACTTAATCATTTGATGAGGGTTTCCAGTTCTCTAGAGAGTTTAGTAGTAGGAGAGAAGGAAATATTAGCTCAGGTTAGAAAAGCATATGAATCTTGTAAGGAAAAAGAGTTCACAGGAGATTTTCTAAGGCTCATTATGAATAGAGTAGTTAAAGCCGCAAAAGAAGTTTATACTTATACTAATATCTCTAAAAATCCAATTTCAGTTGTTTCTTTAGCTTATAGAAAACTTAGGGATTTAAAAATTAATCCAAATAGCAGGATTTTAATTATTGGGGCAGGTGAGACCAATCAAAATTTAGCTAAATATCTTAAGAAACATAAATATCAAAACTTCTCTATATTTAATAGAACTTTAAGTAAAGCACAGTCTTTAGCTTTAGAACTAGGAGGTGTTGCTTATAGTTTAGAAGATTTAGAGCTTTATTCTGCTGGTTTTGATGTTATTATTACTTGTACAGGAGCTACACAGCCCATTCTTACGAAGGAGTTATACCTTAAGTTATTAAATGGCGATACATCAAAGAAAATCATTGTTGATTTAGCTATTCCTAATGATACTCATCAGGATGTTATATCTGATTTTAAACTTGAGTATATTGATGTTAAAACTTTACAAGATATAGCTGATAAGAATCTTAAAGAGCGTTACCAAGAATTAATTAACGGTGAGGCTATTATTGAAAAAAATATTAAAGAGTTTAGACCTATTTTAAAGCAACGTAGGATTGAACTTGCTATGAAAGAAGTTCCTGAAAAAATTAAAGAAATTAAAACTAGGGCTTTAAATTCTGTTTTTGCTGAGGAAATAAGTTCATTGGATCCAAACTCCAGAGAGATTCTAGAAAAGGTTATTGCTTATATGGAAAAGAAATATATCAGCGTTCCTATGGTAATGGCGAAGGATATCTTGGTGAATAATGCTTAA
- a CDS encoding sensor histidine kinase, whose amino-acid sequence MKPLTIFYVLVFYVIAQLFWWATLLIELEPIRRGMVIGEGFVFISLMSFGAYKLHKAINREKKMNAQQKNFLLSVTHELKSPLASIKLYLQTIQKRDLDQETQKNFIGKSLLDIERLDDLVENMLLASKIENNSYSFPKEQLNLSELIEKIVARLQIHVCNKEALITQIEPNIFITGDKFAMASVVTNLIENAVKYSPECVPIHVSLERKSNGKVCFKVADLGMGIPDAEKPKIFDKFYRVGSENTRKTKGTGLGLFIVKQVLENHQALIKVKNNKPSGTVFEVSFG is encoded by the coding sequence ATGAAACCGCTAACCATATTTTACGTTTTAGTTTTCTATGTAATTGCACAATTATTTTGGTGGGCAACCTTATTGATAGAGCTAGAACCTATTAGAAGAGGTATGGTGATTGGTGAAGGCTTTGTTTTTATCTCTCTAATGAGCTTTGGAGCTTATAAATTACACAAGGCTATCAATAGAGAAAAAAAAATGAATGCACAGCAGAAAAACTTCTTACTTTCTGTAACTCATGAGTTGAAATCGCCTTTAGCATCTATAAAATTGTATCTACAAACTATCCAGAAAAGGGATTTAGATCAAGAAACTCAAAAGAATTTCATTGGTAAATCACTTTTAGATATAGAACGATTAGACGATTTAGTTGAAAATATGCTGCTAGCATCTAAAATTGAAAATAATTCATACAGTTTCCCTAAAGAGCAGCTTAATCTATCAGAATTAATAGAGAAAATTGTAGCTAGATTACAGATACACGTTTGTAACAAAGAAGCCTTAATTACGCAAATAGAGCCTAATATTTTCATTACTGGTGATAAGTTTGCTATGGCTTCTGTAGTGACGAATTTAATAGAAAACGCAGTAAAATATTCGCCAGAATGTGTGCCTATCCACGTAAGTTTAGAGCGTAAAAGTAATGGGAAAGTATGCTTTAAAGTTGCCGATTTAGGTATGGGTATACCAGATGCAGAAAAGCCTAAGATATTTGATAAGTTTTACAGAGTAGGTAGCGAAAATACACGTAAAACTAAAGGCACAGGTTTGGGTTTATTTATTGTGAAACAAGTGCTAGAAAATCATCAAGCGCTTATTAAAGTAAAGAATAATAAACCAAGCGGAACTGTATTTGAAGTTTCTTTTGGATAA
- the hemL gene encoding glutamate-1-semialdehyde 2,1-aminomutase, with the protein MFDSIKKIFSSGEEETTSLTSGAKPDISREKSAQLYEKAKTFFPGGVNSPVRAFKSVYGTPLFIEKGDGCYLWDADGNQFIDFCCSWGPLILGHNPAKVREKVIEVMANGMSFGAPTALENELAELIISNNKYIEKIRFTSSGTEAVMSAIRLARGTTKRDKIIKFEGCYHGHSDSLLVKAGSGLVTFGETSSAGIPKSFANETIVVSLNDKEALKKAFEDFKEQIAAVIIEPVPANNGLLLQDKDFLQFVRDICNENCALLIFDEVISGFRVGFEGAAGYYDIQPDIVTYGKIIGGGLPVGAYASSAAIMSNISPEGGVYQAGTLSGNPVAMAAGIAQLTELSKSGFYKELNNKTQEFADSIQRYATAKNYKFKVFTIGSIFWFAFTDKDKIQTAEDIDPASMEKFKMMHKELLNRGIYFGPSGYEVGFISAAHNKVDLEKAKRQIFETLDLVFRTR; encoded by the coding sequence ATGTTCGATTCGATAAAAAAGATTTTTAGTAGCGGAGAGGAAGAAACTACATCCTTAACTTCTGGTGCAAAACCGGATATATCCAGAGAAAAGTCTGCTCAATTATATGAAAAAGCAAAAACTTTTTTCCCAGGTGGAGTAAATTCACCGGTAAGAGCTTTTAAATCTGTTTATGGAACACCTCTTTTTATAGAAAAAGGTGATGGTTGCTATTTATGGGATGCAGATGGAAATCAGTTTATTGATTTTTGTTGTTCTTGGGGTCCTTTAATTTTAGGTCATAATCCTGCTAAAGTAAGAGAAAAAGTTATTGAAGTTATGGCTAATGGAATGTCTTTTGGCGCTCCTACAGCCTTAGAAAATGAATTAGCAGAGCTTATTATCTCAAATAATAAATACATAGAAAAAATAAGATTTACGAGTTCTGGTACGGAAGCCGTAATGTCTGCTATCCGTTTAGCAAGAGGTACTACCAAAAGAGATAAAATCATCAAATTTGAAGGTTGTTATCATGGCCATTCAGATTCTCTTTTAGTAAAAGCAGGTTCTGGTTTGGTGACTTTTGGAGAAACATCATCCGCTGGGATACCTAAATCATTTGCTAATGAAACTATTGTAGTTTCACTAAACGATAAGGAAGCTTTAAAAAAGGCTTTTGAAGATTTCAAAGAGCAAATTGCAGCAGTTATTATAGAGCCAGTGCCAGCTAATAATGGTTTACTTTTACAAGACAAAGATTTTCTGCAATTTGTAAGAGATATTTGTAATGAAAACTGCGCTCTATTAATATTTGATGAAGTGATTTCTGGCTTTAGAGTAGGTTTTGAAGGTGCTGCAGGATATTATGATATACAGCCAGACATAGTTACATACGGTAAAATAATTGGCGGAGGATTGCCTGTAGGAGCTTATGCTTCTTCAGCCGCTATTATGTCTAATATATCTCCAGAAGGTGGGGTTTATCAAGCCGGTACATTATCTGGTAATCCGGTTGCTATGGCAGCAGGTATTGCTCAATTAACCGAACTCAGTAAATCTGGCTTTTATAAAGAATTAAACAATAAAACCCAAGAGTTTGCAGATTCTATACAGCGTTATGCTACTGCTAAAAATTATAAATTTAAAGTATTTACCATAGGTTCTATCTTTTGGTTTGCCTTTACGGATAAAGATAAAATCCAAACTGCAGAAGATATTGATCCTGCTAGCATGGAAAAATTTAAAATGATGCATAAAGAACTACTTAACAGAGGTATTTATTTTGGCCCATCTGGTTACGAAGTAGGTTTTATATCGGCAGCGCATAATAAAGTAGATTTAGAGAAGGCAAAAAGACAAATTTTTGAAACTTTAGATTTAGTATTTAGAACCAGGTAA
- a CDS encoding trans-sulfuration enzyme family protein has product MKEESKLIRTQAARSQNREHSVPLYLTSSFIFDDAEQGRAIFADEIQGNIYSRYSNPNTTEFIEKVCALEGAEAGLAFSSGMAAVFASFAGLLKSGDHVVAFRSIFGSTHQLLTTLFPRWGITSTYVDAANPEGLEAAIQENTKMIFLETPSNPGLELVDLEWLCKIKEKYPNIIINVDNCFATPYLQKPIAYGVDIVSHSATKYMDGQGRVLGGIVAGKADLIKEMMFFIRHTGPAMSAFNAWLLSKSLETLPVRMDRHCSNALKVAEALEASAEVEVVRYPHLPSHPQYDLAKRQMKQGGGIVTFVIKGGFERAKRFLDALEMVLISSNLGDSRTIATHPASTTHSKLSEEERKQIGIFPGSIRISVGLENIDDIVEDISKALEVSR; this is encoded by the coding sequence ATGAAAGAAGAATCAAAATTAATAAGAACACAAGCAGCAAGATCACAAAACAGAGAGCATTCTGTTCCTTTATACCTAACATCAAGTTTTATATTTGATGATGCTGAACAAGGTAGAGCTATTTTTGCTGATGAAATACAAGGGAATATTTACTCAAGATACTCTAACCCCAACACAACCGAGTTTATTGAAAAAGTATGCGCTTTAGAAGGAGCAGAGGCAGGTTTGGCTTTTTCTTCTGGCATGGCGGCTGTATTTGCATCATTTGCTGGCTTATTAAAAAGTGGCGATCATGTGGTGGCTTTCCGTTCTATTTTTGGTTCTACCCATCAGCTTTTAACAACTTTGTTTCCTAGATGGGGTATTACCTCAACTTATGTTGATGCTGCAAATCCAGAAGGTTTAGAAGCAGCTATACAAGAAAACACTAAAATGATTTTCTTAGAAACGCCATCAAACCCAGGTCTTGAGCTGGTTGATTTAGAGTGGCTTTGTAAAATCAAAGAAAAGTATCCAAACATTATTATCAATGTAGATAATTGCTTTGCAACCCCATATCTACAAAAGCCTATCGCTTACGGCGTTGATATTGTGAGTCACTCTGCCACAAAATATATGGACGGACAAGGACGTGTTTTAGGTGGTATTGTTGCCGGGAAAGCAGATTTAATTAAGGAGATGATGTTCTTCATTAGGCATACAGGCCCAGCCATGTCTGCATTTAACGCTTGGCTATTATCTAAAAGCTTAGAAACTTTACCTGTAAGAATGGATAGGCATTGTAGCAACGCTTTAAAAGTAGCAGAAGCTTTAGAAGCTAGTGCAGAAGTTGAAGTAGTTAGGTATCCGCATTTACCATCGCATCCACAATATGATTTGGCAAAAAGACAAATGAAACAAGGCGGTGGAATTGTAACTTTTGTTATAAAAGGTGGTTTTGAAAGAGCAAAGCGTTTCTTAGATGCTTTAGAAATGGTTTTGATTTCTTCAAATTTAGGAGATTCAAGAACCATTGCAACACATCCGGCATCAACTACGCACTCTAAATTATCAGAAGAAGAGCGTAAGCAAATTGGTATTTTTCCAGGTAGTATCAGGATTTCTGTGGGTTTAGAAAATATTGATGATATTGTGGAGGATATTTCTAAAGCTTTAGAGGTTAGTAGGTAA
- the hemJ gene encoding protoporphyrinogen oxidase HemJ, translating to MYSYVLSIHIIFVVSWMAGLFYIVRLFIYHTEANERPLIERDILQKQFQVMETKLWNIITTPAMLLSVLAGLTMLHLNPGLLQTGWMQVKIAFVVGLLIYHFLCGRIIKQLKNGVFKMTSTQLRLWNELATIFLVAIVFTVVLKSAVDWLYGLIGLIVFSAVIMSAVKVYKYYRLKNKT from the coding sequence ATGTATTCCTACGTCTTATCAATACATATCATATTTGTTGTTAGTTGGATGGCAGGGCTTTTTTATATCGTTAGGTTATTTATTTATCATACAGAAGCTAATGAAAGACCTCTTATAGAGCGTGATATTTTGCAAAAGCAATTTCAGGTTATGGAAACTAAACTTTGGAATATTATCACTACACCAGCTATGTTATTAAGTGTTTTGGCTGGTTTAACTATGCTACATTTAAATCCGGGTTTATTACAAACCGGCTGGATGCAAGTTAAAATAGCTTTTGTAGTAGGTTTACTTATCTATCATTTTTTATGCGGTAGAATTATCAAGCAGCTAAAAAACGGCGTTTTTAAAATGACAAGTACCCAATTAAGGTTATGGAACGAGCTAGCAACCATTTTTCTGGTAGCTATAGTTTTTACTGTAGTTTTGAAAAGTGCAGTAGATTGGCTTTACGGATTAATCGGACTGATTGTTTTTAGCGCAGTCATCATGTCGGCAGTTAAAGTTTATAAGTATTACCGACTAAAAAATAAAACATAA